The nucleotide sequence TCAATTATGTGAAGATGATTATCTCGCTTGGCTACCGCTACATCAGCTATCAGCACTCTTGCCGGCGAAAGTTCCCTATCAGGCGCTTGCTTTATCTCGCCATGAGATTGAAAAACGTCTCCCTGATGTGATGGCTTTTACTCAAGCCGCCTATCAAACCCCGAATTATTATTTATGGGGAGGAACTGTTGCACCTAATTATGATTGTTCAGGATTAATACAAGCGGCGTTTGCCGCCTCAAATATCTGGCTACCGAGGGATTCTTATCAACAAGAAGCCTTTACGGCAAGGATTTCACAAGAAGAGTTAATCTTGGGCGATTTAATCTTTTTTGGCGATCAAAGAGTTAATCACGTAGCTTTATACCTGGGAGAGGGCTATTATATCCACAGTTCAGGA is from Gloeothece verrucosa PCC 7822 and encodes:
- a CDS encoding C40 family peptidase; protein product: MTFLNDLPPSPNGQYCTQNNLDLYNSPNCQELATQAAKGRYLRLLWQPTTENVIQVQLCEDDYLAWLPLHQLSALLPAKVPYQALALSRHEIEKRLPDVMAFTQAAYQTPNYYLWGGTVAPNYDCSGLIQAAFAASNIWLPRDSYQQEAFTARISQEELILGDLIFFGDQRVNHVALYLGEGYYIHSSGKEKGRNGIGIDQLRGDGDEVSRAYYQKLWSFGRVMSNYCPN